One genomic window of Cyprinus carpio isolate SPL01 chromosome A23, ASM1834038v1, whole genome shotgun sequence includes the following:
- the LOC109066389 gene encoding DAZ-associated protein 2-like produces the protein MNNKGSYPQAVYPQQSTAPVYPPAMQVPPQVSPYPDAPPPYSEVYQPRYMAPPQAHGQMPPMTSAYPGTQMYMPMHAQSMPMGAMAPSVPMAYYQMGPVYPPGSTVMVDGGFDAGARFGHSTSTSIPPPPPGHLPNAAQMAAMQGANVVMTQRKGNFFMGGSGGGYTIW, from the exons ATGAACAACAAAG GTTCATATCCACAAGCTGTTTACCCTCAGCAGAGCACAGCACCCGTTTACCCGCCTGCTATGCAAGTCCCTCCTCAGGTGTCTCCATATCCAGATGCCCCTCCTCCATACTCTGAG GTTTATCAGCCTAGGTATATGGCTCCTCCCCAGGCCCATGGACAGATGCCCCCAATGACCTCAGCTTACCCTGGTACTCAGATGTACATGCCCATGCATGCTCAGTCTATGCCAATGGGGGCCATGGCCCCCAGTGTCCCGATGGCATATTATCAGATGGGGCCCGTGTACCCCCCTGGTTCCACTGTCATGGTGGATGGTGGATTCGATGCTGGAGCTCGCTTTGGGCATAGCACCAGTACTTCCATTCCT CCTCCACCTCCTGGACACCTCCCTAACGCGGCTCAGATGGCAGCCATGCAAGGTGCAAATGTTGTGATGACACAACGTAAGGGCAACTTTTTCATGGGTGGCTCCGGCGGCGGTTACACCATCTGGTAA
- the LOC109048142 gene encoding bridging integrator 2-like, with product MAESKASISSKGGANVLAKRVQKKFSRAQEKVLQRLGKSEETKDEHFELCVTNLQYQQSDGYRIYKDLKAYLNAVTVMKDASNRLFQSLYEAYDDEWNGAEDLGAVVEGEELLWKDYEDKLRDQALITMESYMSQFPDVREKVAKRNRKLVDYDSTRHHLTGLQNAKKKDDIKIGKAEDEMNAAKVIFEDMNRELKIEMPILFDSRIGCYVTVFQAICNLRDIFYKELTKNNEVLQTVMKELSTQHPDKSFVVKNFNRSGSLKRRSFRDTLSPRSLKSMSYNPRGSLRRDNSSSFRSDRPTYGSFSPKQTSPQPLYENVSGAKDAKGSPTRLDYHTEEGTSPHEPQLNTSTSEDKPVEEDRKAKKEESSQASGQDPPNEEESSEEDSDESELKPNSDITECSKIKDQKSPEKVGDDGPSGVENGIACDIKSDVAQAEASNNALTKGDHPSGEVNE from the exons ATGGCAGAGAGCAAGGCCAGCATCAGCTCAAAAGGAGGGGCCAATGTTCTTGCTAAACGAGTGCAGAAAAAATTCAGCAGAGCACAGGAGAAG GTGTTGCAGAGGCTTGGCAAATCTGAGGAGACCAAAGATGAGCACTTTGAGCTTTGTGTCACGAACCTCCAATACCAACAG AGCGATGGATACAGAATATACAAGGACCTTAAAGCGTACCTCAATGCTGTCACAG TAATGAAAGATGCTTCAAATCGACTGTTTCAGTCCTTGTATGAAGCCTACGATGATGAGTGGAATGGTGCAGAGGATCTTGGGGCAGTTGTGGAG GGAGAAGAGCTTCTGTGGAAAGATTATGAGGACAAGCTGCGTGATCAGGCATTAATCACGATGGAGTCTTACATGAGCCAGTTTCCAGATGTCAGG GAAAAGGTCGCCAAGCGAAACAGGAAACTCGTAGACTATGATTCTACTCGCCATCACCTTACAGGGCTGCAGAATGCTAAAAAGAAGGATGATATTAAAATTGGAAAG GCAGAGGATGAGATGAATGCAGCAAAGGTGATATTTGAGGACATGAACAGGGAGCTGAAGATAGAAATGCCTATTCTATTTGACAG TCGCATTGGATGCTACGTCACAGTCTTCCAAGCCATTTGCAACCTCAGAGACATCTTCTACAAGGAGCTTACCAAG AACAATGAGGTTCTGCAGACTGTGATGAAAGAGCTGAGCACCCAGCATCCAGACAAGAGCTTTGTTGTGAAGAACTTCAACCG CTCTGGTTCCTTGAAGAGAAGGTCATTTAGAGACACTTTGTCCCCCAGATCACTTAAAAGCATGAGTTACAACCCCAGGGGCTCTCTAAG GAGAGACAACTCATCCAGTTTTCGGTCTGACAGACCAACATATGGGTCATTCAGCCCTAAGCAGACCAGTCCTCAGCCCCTTTATGAGAACGTCTCTGGTGCCAAAGATGCAAAAGGCAGCCCTACAAGATTAGATTATCACACAGAGGAAGGTACCTCGCCCCATGAGCCACAGTTGAATACCAGCACCTCTGAAGATAAACCAGTAGAAGAAGACAGGAAAGCCAAAAAGGAGGAGTCCTCACAAGCCTCAGGTCAAGATCCACCAAATGAGGAGGAGTCTTCTGAGGAGGACAGTGATGAGAGTGAACTGAAACCAAACTCAGATATCACTGAATGCTCCAAGATCAAAGATCAAAAATCACCCGAGAAGGTGGGAGACGATGGGCCTTCTGGTGTGGAGAATGGAATAGCTTGTGACATTAAATCAGATGTGGCACAAGCTGAGGCTTCAAACAAT GCTCTTACCAAGGGTGACCATCCGTCAGGAGAGGTGAACGAGTGA
- the LOC122135108 gene encoding uncharacterized protein LOC122135108, whose protein sequence is MLDMIMGSALAKCAVSDLAIQWVGWALASALKTEKFYDLAGSGTFILLAHLSRVWGGNGHFRQNVQTGLVTAWGLRLGTFLFLRILKEGQDQRFNNVRDSPGTFFVYWTMQALWVFITLLPTLILNSERRDEPLGPRDYIGWGIWGLGFATEAIADQQKWNFRSDPDNAGKFIRHGLWAYSRHPNYLGEILQWSGLFLSASSVMRGPQYLSVVSPLFVWFLLRHVSGIPILEKQSMKKWGSDPAFQNYIKNTPLLWPFPKFKGE, encoded by the exons ATGCTGGACATGATCATGGGCAGCGCGCTGGCCAAGTGTGCTGTCAGCGACCTGGCCATTCAGTGGGTCGGGTGGGCACTAGCGTCTGCTCTCAAAACGGAAAAGTTTTACGACTTGGCAG gATCTGGTACCTTCATATTGTTGGCTCATCTGAGTCGGGTATGGGGTGGAAATGGCCACTTTAGACAGAACGTACAAACAGGACTTGTAACTGCCTGGGGTCTGAG GCTCGGGACATTTCTCTTTCTTAGAATCCTAAAGGAAGGACAAGACCAGAGATTTAACAATGTCAGAGACAGCCCTGGGACATTCTTTGTGTACTGGACCATGCAAG ctTTGTGGGTCTTTATTACCCTGTTGCCCACCCTAATTCTAAACAGTGAGAGAAGAGATGAGCCCCTGGGCCCTCGTGACTACATCGGCTGGGGAATATGGGGGCTGGGTTTTGCTACAGAGGCCATTGCCGACCAGCAGAAGTGGAATTTTAGGAGTGATCCAGATAACGCC GGAAAATTTATTCGTCATGGACTGTGGGCATACAGCAGACACCCAAACTATCTGGGGGAGATCCTGCAATGGTCGGGCCTGTTCCTGTCTGCTTCCTCCGTCATGCGTGGTCCTCAGTATCTCAGTGTGGTCTCTCCTCTCTTTGTCTGGTTTTTACTGAGACACGTTAGTGGGATCCCTATCCTTGAGAAACAATCTATGAAGAAGTGGGGATCAGACCCTGCTTTCCAGAACTACATCAAGAACACTCCACTCCTATGGCCCTTCCCCAAATTTAAAGGAGAATAA
- the LOC109048430 gene encoding rac GTPase-activating protein 1-like, producing METAVINLHSIFESLRAQADVLNESIEPQFIQMALNFEDSRRRWLRLEQELNACKEVVTKAETERGALEVKLKHARNQVDVEIRRRQKAEADCAKLDRQIQLIRELLVTEGSSNSIQLNEEQRSALAFLNVRCQNPANLNTSRRLTTIDESGSILSDISYDKTDDSLDWDSSAIRTVRLKKRQKRRSSRNHTDGPPAAAKRSRSTGRTSEKGNESLVAKTTVTVPADGGPIEAVTTVEAVPYWTRSRRKTAALEWDTADTDSVQSMDVFKQPSQPNGEIKAGPSTPQGNGGVRLHEFVSKTVIKPESCVPCGKRIKFGKISLKCRDCRVVSHPECRERCPLPCIPTMTGTPVKSEEGILANYVSTSSPMIPSLVVHCVNEIEQRGLHETGLYRVSGSDRVVKDLKEKFLRGKAVPLLSKVEDIHAITGLLKDFLRKLKEPLLTFRLTRAFMDAAELSDDDNSIALMYQNISDLPQPNRDTLAFLIIHLQRVAQSKDTKMDVTNLARVFGPTIVGHAVPDPDPMTILQDTKRQAKVVECLLGLPVEYWSQFMISNNDQAHNDNMIIENANVHATPDQMNMFGPITTPDQQMSKTPSSSSLSQRMKNATLNAITPKFSSRSRAAVSVSRQGHFFASPLLK from the exons ATGGAGACTGCTGTGATTAATCTTCACAGCATTTTTGAAAGCCTGCGGGCACAAGCTGATGTTCTCAATGAAAGCATTGAGCCCC AGTTCATTCAGATGGCCTTGAACTTTGAGGACAGCCGCCGTAGATGGCTGAGACTCGAGCAGGAGCTGAATGCATGCAAGGAGGTGGTCACCAAGGCCGAGACGGAGCGAGGAGCTCTGGAGGTCAAGCTCAAACATGCCCGCAACCAAGTAGATGTGGAGATCCGTCGGAGACAGAAAGCTGAGGCTGACTGTGCGAAACTG GACCGACAGATCCAGCTCATCCGGGAGCTGTTGGTGACCGAAGGCTCCAGTAACAGCATCCAGTTAAATGAGGAGCAGCGCTCAGCTCTGGCCTTTCTGAATGTCCGTTGCCAGAATCCTGCAAACCTCAACACCAGCCGACG ACTGACCACCATTGATGAATCAGGCTCTATCTTATCAGACATCAGTTATGATAAAACCGATGATTCTTTG GACTGGGACTCTTCTGCAATCAGGACTGTTCGTCTCAAGAAACGGCAAAAGAGA CGCTCCTCCCGAAACCACACAGATGGCCCCCCTGCCGCTGCCAAGAGGTCCCGTTCCACCGGCCGCACCTCTGAGAAA GGTAATGAGTCTTTGGTGGCTAAGACCACTGTGACCGTGCCCGCTGATGGCGGACCCATTGAAGCTGTCACCACAGTGGAAGCTGTTCCTTACTGGACCCGGAGCCGCCGAAAGACTG CTGCTCTGGAGTGGGACACTGCTGACACAGACTCTGTTCAGTCTATGGATGTGTTCAAGCAGCCCAGTCAGCCTAATGGAGAGATCAAGGCAGGGCCCAGCACTCCCCAGGGCAACGGAGGTGTCCGTCTGCATGAATTTGTCTCCAAAACG GTGATCAAGCCAGAGTCTTGTGTGCCATGTGGTAAGAGGATCAAATTTGGGAAGATCTCTCTGAAGTGCAGGGACTGCCGTGTGGTGTCCCACCCCGAGTGCCGTGAGCGCTGCCCTCTGCCCTGCATTCCAACCATGACTGGGACTCCAGTGAAATCCGAGGAG GGCATCCTTGCAAATTATGTGTCCACATCCTCTCCCATGATTCCTTCGCTAGTAGTGCACTGTGTTAATGAGATTGAGCAGAGAGGCCTACATGAG ACTGGTCTGTATCGGGTGTCTGGCTCGGATCGAGTGGTAAAGGACCTGAAAGAGAAGTTCCTGCGTGGGAAGGCTGTTCCTTTGCTCAGCAAGGTGGAAGATATCCATGCCATCACTGGCCTCCTCAAGGACTTCCTGAGGAAACTCAAAGAACCCCTGCTGACCTTCCGCCTCACTCGTGCCTTCATGGATGCCGCTG AGCTCTCCGATGATGACAACAGCATCGCCTTGATGTATCAGAACATCAGTGATCTTCCACAGCCTAACAGAGACACTCTGGCCTTCCTCATCATCCATTTGCAGAG GGTGGCCcagagtaaagatacaaaaatGGATGTAACCAATCTGGCTCGTGTATTTGGACCCACAATTGTGGGTCATGCTGTTCCTGACCCAGATCCAATGACCATCCTGCAGGACACAAAACGACAGGCAAAA gtgGTTGAGTGCCTCCTGGGTCTGCCTGTGGAGTACTGGAGCCAGTTTATGATCAGCAACAATGACCAGGCTCACAATGATAACATGATCATTGAGAATGCCAATGTCCACGCAACTCCTGATCAGATGAA TATGTTTGGGCCCATTACGACTCCTGACCAGCAGATGAGCAAGACCCCATCGTCCAGCTCTCTCTCCCAGCGCATGAAGAATGCAACTCTCAATGCAATCACTCCAAA GTTTTCTAGCAGAAGCAGAGCTGCCGTTAGCGTCTCTCGCCAGGGGCACTTTTTCGCCTCTCCTCTCCTGAAGTAG